DNA from Desulfovibrio sp. UIB00:
TGGCTGTACTGCTGACGCTCCCGGCCTATTATTACTCTGCTCTGGCGCTGCTCAAACGGTATGGCCTGCGCAACCGGGCCGCATGGCTCAAGGTGGCGGCATCGCTCGGCGCATGCATGTTCTGCCTCATCGCCTTTTCCGGCGCTGAAAAAAGCGCCCTGTCCGGCGCTGTCATTGTCATGCTGGGCGCGTTCATTTTCTATGTGGGCAAACCACGCCCCTCCCGCCAGGGGTAGCGTAAAAAAGGCCTTCTCCGGTTCAGGGGAAGGCCTTTTTTGTTTCTGCCGATATCTGGTCAGCCTCAGGGCTTGAGCATGCGCATGGAATCAGCCCGTCCGGCCACCACAAGAGAGTCGCCCTTGTGCAGAACTGTTGTGGCGGGCGGCACAAAGACAAAGGCGTTTTTTCCCGCAGGACGTATGCCCATGACCATGACATTGAACTGCTGTATCAAATTCAATTCAATAAGGGTTTTCCCGTCCCACGCATCCACGCGCAGCTCCTGAATGGCAATGCCGCCGTACTTGGGGATAAGGTCGAGCATGCCGGGGTGGGTCAACTGGTGGGCCGCCATGACGGCAGCTTCAGTTTCTGGCACCATGGCGCGGGTGACGTGCAGGCGTTGCAGAATTTTTTTGTGTTCTTCGTTGGAAGCTTTGACCCATATCTTGGGGCCGTTCAACTCCTGCACGTTGAGGGTGATGCTCAACGACTGCTCCACGCTTTCCCCAACGCTGATCACCACCCAGTCCAGATCCTGCACGTGCAGCGACCGCAACACGGCAATATTGGTAGCGTCGGCCTTGTATACGGTATCCAGCGCTTCTTCCGCCCTTTGCACCCTGGCCTCGGACATATCAATGCCAAGCACCGTATGCCCCAGCGACACAAGGGTGGACGCCATGCGCAGGCCAAACTTGCCTAGGCCGATAACGCCGATTTCCAGTTTCTTTTCCGCCATAATTACCTCTCTGACCGTCAGGCCATGACCGGACAAGCCCGCCTACCCTATGGGAAGCTGGGCTTCTGCCACGCTGTAGGCCTTTTTTGACCGCAAGCTCTGCACCGCCATGAGCAGGCTCAAAATGCCCACCCGGCCCGCAAACATGCTGAAAATTATGATTCCCTTGCCCGCAGAACTTAAATCCTGCGTCAGATTGACGGAAAGCCCCACGGTGCCGAGCGCCGAAACTTCTTCAAACAGCAAGCGCAAAAAGGGCGCGGCCTGCGTGCCTGCTCCGGCAATAACGTCGCCTTCCGTGATGGCAAGCAGAAAGACAGAAATCCCCACCAACATGGAGTAGGCAAAAAACAGGGTCAGCGCCCGACTGACGTTCTCTGCCGCCACACCCCGCCCTTCCAGCACAATCTGGCTGTCGCCCCTGAACTGGGCGGCAATGTAGCCCGCAAGCACGCGAAAGGTCACAACCTTGATGCCGCCTGCACACGACCCTGGGCCGCCGCCGATAAACATCAGGGCTATCAACACCAGCAGGGTGGCATCGCCCAGCACGGCGAGATCAATGGAGCTGAAGCCTGCGGTACGCGCCACCACCGAGTGAAAGAACATGGTGATGGCAAGGTCGGCGCATCCATCCACGGTTCTCGGCACGCTTCCCCGCCAGAACTCGATGGCGAACATGACCACCCAGCCGAGAACAATAATCAAGAGGCTTGTTTTGACCACCAGCCGGCTGAAACGGCTGAGACGGCGCACAGGCGCGCCCATGCGACCTCCTGTGCAGATGCCCAGGAATTCCCGCAGTACGCCAAACCCTATGCCGCCCAGAATAACACTGGACGCAATAACGGCATTAACGACCACGTCGTCCCGAAAAAGAGCCAGGTTGGTTGTGCTCAAGGCAAAGCCTGCATTGCAGAAGGCTGAAACAGCATGAAACACGGCACTGAATGGATAGAAAAATACAGGGTCGTGCAGCCAGAGCAGCAAGGCGGCCACAGCCTCAATGCCAAAAACCAGCCCGAGCACCTGCCGCAAAAAGGCGGCAAGGCTGAAATCTCCCCACAATAAGGCCTGACTCACGGCCTCGCGGCTGTTGAAGGGTACGTTATTGCGCCACAACAGAAAGATGATGCTTGTGTAGGTCATGACCCCCAGCCCGCCGGTCTGGATGAGGCACAGCAGCACCCCCTTACCGAAAGGACTGAGCACCTCGCTTATGTCCAGCGGCGAAAGGCCGGTAACGCAGACAGCCGAAGTTGCGAGAAAACAGGCGTCTATGGGGCTGATGCTCTGGCCCTTGGCCCAGCTTGCAGGCAGGCCGAGCAGTACTGACCCCGCAAGGATAACCGCAAGGAATGACAACACCGGCCAGGTGAAGGGACTCAAAAAACGTTTTCTTGCCATAGCTCGTCTATGCCAGCCGGAGCAGGTAAATGCAAGGCATTGCAGGGCGGGCTTTACAGCGGGTGACATACAGAGTATTCATATAACCAGTGCTAGGGGAGCCGCGGATCGCAAGGTTTGGCGGCTGAGAGTGGGATAAACCCAGACCCTATGAACCTGACGCAGTTCGCACTGCCGTAGGGAAGCCGCGGCCACGACGCTGTTCCGCTGCTTGTGGCTTTTTTTGCGCCCTGCGTCGCAACCCGCGAGGCACAACCATGTCTGCATCTTTTCGTTCGCAGAATTCCGCTCTGAGCGGCCTGCTGGACAAACACCTCACCACTCTGGCCGAGGAAGAACAACTCGCCCCGGAATCCATTGTTGAAGCCATCGAGGCGGGTACAATGGTGCTGCTGGGCAACCCCGCGCATCCCAACCTCAAGCCCATTCTTGTGGGCCAGCCCTCGCGCATCAAGGTGAACGCCAACATCGGCACTTCGCCCTTGTGCAACTGCCCCGCTACGGAAGAACGCAAAATCAAGGCTGCCCTTGATGCCGGAGCCGACACCGTGATGGATCTTTCCATCGCGGGCGACCTTGACGCCCTGCGCCTTGGCATGCTCAAGGCCTGCCCCCTGCCGCTCGGCACCGTGCCGCTCTATGCCGTGGGCCAGCAGATTCTGGACGCGGAGCTGGATATCGCCACCATGCAGCCCGATGCGCTGTTTGCCGAAATCGCCAAGCAGGCCGAGCAGGGTGTGGACTTCATCACCGTGCACTGCGGCCTTTCCAAGCGCGGCGCTGAAATGGCAGTCAAGAACAACCGAGTGCTGGGCATTGTTTCGCGTGGCGGCTCCATGCTCGCCCGCTGGATGCTTGAGAACAACCGTGAAAATCCGCTGCTGGAATACTATGACCGCCTGCTGGACATCTGCCGCCCCTACAACGTCACCCTTTCGCTGGGCGACGGCCTGCGCCCCGGCGCGGGCGTGGACGCGGGCGATGCCGCCCAGTGGGAAGAAGTCATCAACCTGGGCCAGCTTGCCAAATACGCCCTTGAACGCGGCGTGCAATGCATGATCGAAGGCCCCGGCCACGTGCCGCTCAATCAGGTGCGCACCCAGATTCAGGGCATCAAGCGCCTGACCAACAATGCCCCCCTGTACGTGCTCGGCCCCCTGTGCTGCGACAGCGCCCCCGGTTATGACCACATTGCCGGAGCCATCGGCGGCGCCATGGGCGTCGAGGCTGGCGTGGACTTTCTGTGCTACCTCACCCCTGCCGAACACCTCACCCTGCCTGACGAGGCGGACGTGCGCGCAGGTGTGATGGCCTCACGCGTGGCCGCCCATGTGGGCGAAGTGGCTCTTGGCCGCCCCGCCGCCGTTGCCCGCGAGGCTGCCATGAACGCCGCCCGCAAGGCTCTGGATTGGGAAGCCATGTCCAAGGCAGCTCTTGACCCGCAGATGCTCGAAAAACGCCGCGAAGACCACAAGACAGAAGAAGTCTGCGCCATGTGCGGCAAGTTCTGCTCCGTCAAGATGCTGCGCGGGCATTAAGAACGACCTGAGACGCACGCTTATGGCGGGCAAAAGCCTGTCTGCGCGCATTTCGCGGCAAGGATTTTCAAAAAATCATTGCCAAACAGGTTCCCTGAGTTACGGTAAGTAGGCTCCCTTGCGGGAGCCTACTTTTTTTGCCTCCGTGTGCCGCATGTGGCTACATGCCATAAATCCTGATGGCGGCTCCGCATACAGCGGAATGCTCCCTCCCTCAAAGTACTGAGCACGTTGTGCAGCGCCGTTTTGTATGCCGCCGCCTGCTTCTCCCGCTTGTCAAATTTGCGTGAAAAAATGTTTGTGCACTCAAAGAGCTTTACTATCTGCCTGAAAGTTTTTATAAACATCCCATGTGAAAAAAATAACAAAATTTCAATCAACCCGCCTTCGCGGCGGATACGTGCCATAGCACTCTGGAGGATCATATGTGGGATCAAGCTGCCGATTACAAAAATGTGCGGGAAATTCGGGTCAAGACAACTACCTATCTGGGCGTTGGAGCTATTAATAAAATAGACGATATCCTCGCACAGCTTAAGAGCGAGGGCATCACGTCCATACTCTGCGTTTGCGGCGGGCGTTCATACAAAATCACCGGCGCTTGGGACAAAGTTGAAGCCGCAGCCCAAAAGCACGGCGTCACGCTGGCGCTCTACAACCGCGTCACCCCCAACCCCACCACTGACAGCGTGGACGAAGCCGCAGCCCTGGGCCGTTCTGTCAATGCGGGCGCAGTGCTGGCCATAGGCGGCGGCAGCCCCATCGACTGCGGCAAGAGCGCCGCCATCCTGCTGGCAAACCCCGGCAAGACGGGCGATGATTTGTACTGCTACCGCTTTACGCCGCAAGTGGCACTGCCCATCATCGCCATCAACCTCACCCACGGCACCGGCAGCGAAGTGAACCGCTTTGCCGTTGCAACTGTGACCAAGCTGAACTACAAGCCCGCCATTGCTTACGATTGCATATACCCCCGCTTTGCCATTGACGACCCCGCGCTCATGACCGGGCTTTCGCCCGACCAGACGCGTTATGTGTCCATTGACGCCGTCAATCATGTGGTGGAAGCCGCCACCACCACTGTCACCAACCCCTTTGCCATTTCGCTTGCGGCAGAGACCATCCGGCTTGTCCACCAGTGGCTGCCCGCCGCCCTTGCCGACCCCGGCGACCTCAAGGCCCGCTACCAGCTGTGCTACGCCGCCATGCAGGCAGGCGTGGCTTTTGATAACGGTCTGCTGCACTTCACGCATGCGCTTGAGCACCCCCTGAGCGCCGTCAGCCCCGACCTGTCGCACGGCCTTGGCCTTGCCGTTCTGCTGCCCGCAGTCATTCTGGAATGCTACCCCGCCAGGCCCGATGTGCTGGCGCACATTCTCGCGCCCCTGGCCCCCGGCCTCGAGGGCCTGCCGGAAGAAGCCCCGCAGGCCGCCAAGGCTGTGGAGCAGTGGCTTGCCAGTGTGGGCGTGCCGCAGAAGCTTGAAGACATCGGCGTGACCGCCGCTGACGTGGACAAGTTCTGTGATCTGGTGGAACAGACTCCTTCGCTGGGTCTGCTGATTTCCGTTGCGCCAGTGGAAGGCACGAGGGAGCGCGTGGCGCGCATCTATAACAATTCTCTCAAGCCCATGGGTTAGAAAGGATCGCCATTGCCAACGCCTATTGCGTTGCAATTGAAAGAGGTCAGCGCGTGAGCGCTGGCCTCTTTTTTGGGGTGCCTGCGCGGTCGTGCGGTTTCGCCTCCCGCGTGGTGTTGTGAGTATTTGCTGCCCTGCGGGCACTCTATTTCGCCCCCCGGCGGAGTTTGGGACGCCTGCGCGGCGCGCGGCAAGGTGGGGCCGGTTATGGGGCTACGCCCCCTTCTCGGCCCCCCTTGCATCCCCCCCGAAGCACCCCCATAAGAAGGGCTTTCAACTTCCTTAACGTGGCGAGGGCAACGAGTCTCTTGCTGCGGGAGCTTCCCTCGCTCGCCACGCTCGCTCAGGAGATCTCCCTCCGCGCCGCGTTAATGCCAGAGGACGCTTTCGCTTCGATCAATATCCGCATTCAGCCAAGTGCCACTGGTTAAATTGCTCGTTTCGGGTTTGCATTTGTACTTTTCTCAGTAACACTAAACATTCTAAAATCACCACAAGTTACTTGTAACGACACCAACTCCCGTTCAGCCATGACCAGACAGGAAATTTGCGAGTCAAAAAATATATTCACCACCAGGAGCTGGTCGTTGTGTTGCCTTCCTTAAACTCGCCGGAGCGAATGCGAAGGCGATGGCTGGTGTTGGGCGAATTTGCAAAATACGCATTTTGTGGCCTGAAAAGGAAGCGCCGGAATTTTGAGCGCAGCGTACTCAAGTACGTGAGCATCAAAATCCCGGCGCTGACGCATTCAGGGCGCAAAAGTCGGGTTTGCGTAAATCAGCCTGACAGGCTCACCCACACTACCACTCCCTTATTTGTTTTTTTATTCTACCTAAGGCTGGCTAATTTCTGCCCTGCGGGCACGGGATTCCGCCCTCCGGCGGAGTTTGGGACGCCTCCCGGCGTGGGGCAAAGCCCACACGTCAAAAGAGGCCAACACTTGCGTGCTGGCCTCTTTTAGCGGGATTGCCTGAGGAGGGCATTGGAGGAAGGGAAAGGCGTTGCGTCTGCGTGTGGAAAATATCTGCCTAAATCTTGCCTACAAGATCAAGACCGGGCTTAAGGGTGGCGCTTCCGGGCTTCCAGCGGGCAGGGCAAACCTGATCGCCGTGCTCGGCCACAAACTGCGCGGCTTCCAGTTTGCGCAGCAATTCTTCAACATTGCGGCCAATGGGCGTATCGTGGATTTCATAGGCCTTGATGACGCCATCAGGATTTACCAGAAAACTGCCGCGCAAGGCCTGCCCCGCGCCTTCAATCATCACGCCGAACGCGTTGGAGAGGGCTCCGGCGCAGTCTGCCAGCATGGGGTAGCGAATCTTGGCGATACTTGGCGAGGCATCGGCCCAGGCTTTGTGCACAAAGGCACTGTCGGTGGAAACGGAATAGACTTCGCAATTGAGCTTTTTGAACTGCTCGTAATTGTCTGCCAGGTCTTCCAGCTCCGTGGGGCACACAAAGGTAAAGTCTGCGGGATAGAAAAAGAATATGGACCAGTGACCCTTGATATCTGCTTCGGTAACCGTTTTCAGCTCGCCACCGTGAAAGGCCTTCACGTTGAAAGGTTCAACCGCTTTATTGATGAGATTCCCCATGATTGTATCCTTATGGCGAAGCGTGACGCTCCGGCAGAGGTTGCTGCAACTTTGTTTTGAAAACAGTATTCAATCCTATTTAGTCTGTCAAGAAATTACGGCTGAAAAATCTCTTTTTTTTCGCACACGCCCTTGCTCTCCACGCGCCACAACCATACCATAGCTTGAAGGGCAGCAAAACAGCAGACAACCGCCTTTCAGGCGCTGCATTGCTTTTTGCCATTTTTTAGGCCAAAAGGTACCCTACATGCTGGCGACTGCAAGCCCTGGCCGCATCGACAGTTTTAACAAACGCACACTTGTTATTCGGGGGTGGGCATATATATGACAACGCAACAAAACAATGCCGGTCTTTCGGAATTTCTGGATTTCATGAGCCGCAAAGGCCTGAACACCACATCCCAGCGCCGCATCATAGCTGAGGCTTTTTTTGAATTGCCTGGGCACCACTCGCTTGAAGAATTTTATCAGCACGTGATCAAGCGTGATTCCGGCATCGGTCAGACCACCGTGTACCGCACGCTCAAGCTGCTTTGCGATGCTGGCCTGGCCATGGAAATCCATTTCAGCGACGGCATCACCCGCTACGAAATCGCCAAGCCGGACAGCCATCACGACCACCTTGTCTGCCTTGACTGCGGCAAGATTGTGGAAATCTGCGATCCGCGCATTGAAAAACTCCAGCGCGAAATGGCCGAAAAATA
Protein-coding regions in this window:
- a CDS encoding TrkA family potassium uptake protein produces the protein MAEKKLEIGVIGLGKFGLRMASTLVSLGHTVLGIDMSEARVQRAEEALDTVYKADATNIAVLRSLHVQDLDWVVISVGESVEQSLSITLNVQELNGPKIWVKASNEEHKKILQRLHVTRAMVPETEAAVMAAHQLTHPGMLDLIPKYGGIAIQELRVDAWDGKTLIELNLIQQFNVMVMGIRPAGKNAFVFVPPATTVLHKGDSLVVAGRADSMRMLKP
- a CDS encoding potassium transporter TrkG, coding for MARKRFLSPFTWPVLSFLAVILAGSVLLGLPASWAKGQSISPIDACFLATSAVCVTGLSPLDISEVLSPFGKGVLLCLIQTGGLGVMTYTSIIFLLWRNNVPFNSREAVSQALLWGDFSLAAFLRQVLGLVFGIEAVAALLLWLHDPVFFYPFSAVFHAVSAFCNAGFALSTTNLALFRDDVVVNAVIASSVILGGIGFGVLREFLGICTGGRMGAPVRRLSRFSRLVVKTSLLIIVLGWVVMFAIEFWRGSVPRTVDGCADLAITMFFHSVVARTAGFSSIDLAVLGDATLLVLIALMFIGGGPGSCAGGIKVVTFRVLAGYIAAQFRGDSQIVLEGRGVAAENVSRALTLFFAYSMLVGISVFLLAITEGDVIAGAGTQAAPFLRLLFEEVSALGTVGLSVNLTQDLSSAGKGIIIFSMFAGRVGILSLLMAVQSLRSKKAYSVAEAQLPIG
- the thiC gene encoding phosphomethylpyrimidine synthase ThiC — its product is MSASFRSQNSALSGLLDKHLTTLAEEEQLAPESIVEAIEAGTMVLLGNPAHPNLKPILVGQPSRIKVNANIGTSPLCNCPATEERKIKAALDAGADTVMDLSIAGDLDALRLGMLKACPLPLGTVPLYAVGQQILDAELDIATMQPDALFAEIAKQAEQGVDFITVHCGLSKRGAEMAVKNNRVLGIVSRGGSMLARWMLENNRENPLLEYYDRLLDICRPYNVTLSLGDGLRPGAGVDAGDAAQWEEVINLGQLAKYALERGVQCMIEGPGHVPLNQVRTQIQGIKRLTNNAPLYVLGPLCCDSAPGYDHIAGAIGGAMGVEAGVDFLCYLTPAEHLTLPDEADVRAGVMASRVAAHVGEVALGRPAAVAREAAMNAARKALDWEAMSKAALDPQMLEKRREDHKTEEVCAMCGKFCSVKMLRGH
- a CDS encoding iron-containing alcohol dehydrogenase, yielding MWDQAADYKNVREIRVKTTTYLGVGAINKIDDILAQLKSEGITSILCVCGGRSYKITGAWDKVEAAAQKHGVTLALYNRVTPNPTTDSVDEAAALGRSVNAGAVLAIGGGSPIDCGKSAAILLANPGKTGDDLYCYRFTPQVALPIIAINLTHGTGSEVNRFAVATVTKLNYKPAIAYDCIYPRFAIDDPALMTGLSPDQTRYVSIDAVNHVVEAATTTVTNPFAISLAAETIRLVHQWLPAALADPGDLKARYQLCYAAMQAGVAFDNGLLHFTHALEHPLSAVSPDLSHGLGLAVLLPAVILECYPARPDVLAHILAPLAPGLEGLPEEAPQAAKAVEQWLASVGVPQKLEDIGVTAADVDKFCDLVEQTPSLGLLISVAPVEGTRERVARIYNNSLKPMG
- the ahpC gene encoding alkyl hydroperoxide reductase subunit C, with amino-acid sequence MGNLINKAVEPFNVKAFHGGELKTVTEADIKGHWSIFFFYPADFTFVCPTELEDLADNYEQFKKLNCEVYSVSTDSAFVHKAWADASPSIAKIRYPMLADCAGALSNAFGVMIEGAGQALRGSFLVNPDGVIKAYEIHDTPIGRNVEELLRKLEAAQFVAEHGDQVCPARWKPGSATLKPGLDLVGKI
- a CDS encoding transcriptional repressor — encoded protein: MTTQQNNAGLSEFLDFMSRKGLNTTSQRRIIAEAFFELPGHHSLEEFYQHVIKRDSGIGQTTVYRTLKLLCDAGLAMEIHFSDGITRYEIAKPDSHHDHLVCLDCGKIVEICDPRIEKLQREMAEKYGFKLRGHVHNLYGICKDCRDKAAKDD